A single genomic interval of Dromiciops gliroides isolate mDroGli1 chromosome 1, mDroGli1.pri, whole genome shotgun sequence harbors:
- the LOC122755129 gene encoding nuclear receptor 2C2-associated protein isoform X2, translated as MCQEQLGPRYHGTVEDMCGTRGRELLAMATPMPLVCGQTVSRVSSVLNRDVKQFGKKHLFDEQDETCWNSDQGSSQWVMLEFPQPVRVSQVQIQFQGGFASRQGCLEGGRKSESLEKIGDFYPQDNNSLQSFPVADVTLDKLKVTFENSTDFFGRIIIYHLRILGEKL; from the exons ATGTGCCAGGAGCAGCTGGGACCCCGCTATCACGGGACAGTCGAGGACATGTGCGGA ACCCGCGGCAGGGAGCTCCTGGCCATGGCCACGCCGATGCCTTTGGTCTGCGGCCAGACCGTGAGCAG GGTGAGCTCTGTGCTCAACCGGGACGTGAAGCAGTTTGGAAAGAAGCATCTGTTTGACGAGCAGGATGAGACGTGTTGGAATTCTGACCAG GGCTCCTCCCAGTGGGTGATGCTGGAATTCCCGCAACCTGTCCGAGTGTCTCAGGTGCAGATCCAGTTCCAGGGCGGGTTTGCAAGCCGCCAGGGCTGCTTGGAAG GTGGCAGGAAGAGCGAGTCCCTGGAGAAGATTGGAGATTTCTACCCCCAAGACAACAACTCCCTCCAG AGCTTCCCTGTGGCAGATGTCACACTGGACAAGCTCAAGGTAACCTTTGAAAACAGCACCGACTTTTTTGGCCGGATCATCATCTACCACCTGAGGATTCTCGGGGAAAAGCTGTGA
- the LOC122755129 gene encoding nuclear receptor 2C2-associated protein isoform X4 — protein MATPMPLVCGQTVSRVSSVLNRDVKQFGKKHLFDEQDETCWNSDQGSSQWVMLEFPQPVRVSQVQIQFQGGFASRQGCLEGGRKSESLEKIGDFYPQDNNSLQSFPVADVTLDKLKVTFENSTDFFGRIIIYHLRILGEKL, from the exons ATGGCCACGCCGATGCCTTTGGTCTGCGGCCAGACCGTGAGCAG GGTGAGCTCTGTGCTCAACCGGGACGTGAAGCAGTTTGGAAAGAAGCATCTGTTTGACGAGCAGGATGAGACGTGTTGGAATTCTGACCAG GGCTCCTCCCAGTGGGTGATGCTGGAATTCCCGCAACCTGTCCGAGTGTCTCAGGTGCAGATCCAGTTCCAGGGCGGGTTTGCAAGCCGCCAGGGCTGCTTGGAAG GTGGCAGGAAGAGCGAGTCCCTGGAGAAGATTGGAGATTTCTACCCCCAAGACAACAACTCCCTCCAG AGCTTCCCTGTGGCAGATGTCACACTGGACAAGCTCAAGGTAACCTTTGAAAACAGCACCGACTTTTTTGGCCGGATCATCATCTACCACCTGAGGATTCTCGGGGAAAAGCTGTGA
- the LOC122755129 gene encoding nuclear receptor 2C2-associated protein isoform X3, protein MCQEQLGPRYHGTVEDMCGQTRGRELLAMATPMPLVCGQTVSRVSSVLNRDVKQFGKKHLFDEQDETCWNSDQVAGRASPWRRLEISTPKTTTPSRYPLLCARLGQVGSGGIEEDPTLASPFLPGGFLPPAVDAEHFEAGPVC, encoded by the exons ATGTGCCAGGAGCAGCTGGGACCCCGCTATCACGGGACAGTCGAGGACATGTGCGGA CAGACCCGCGGCAGGGAGCTCCTGGCCATGGCCACGCCGATGCCTTTGGTCTGCGGCCAGACCGTGAGCAG GGTGAGCTCTGTGCTCAACCGGGACGTGAAGCAGTTTGGAAAGAAGCATCTGTTTGACGAGCAGGATGAGACGTGTTGGAATTCTGACCAG GTGGCAGGAAGAGCGAGTCCCTGGAGAAGATTGGAGATTTCTACCCCCAAGACAACAACTCCCTCCAGATATCCTCTGCTCTGTGCAAGGCTAGGTCAGGTGGGCTCAGGGGGAATTGAGGAAGACCCAACACTGGCCTCACCCTTCCTGCCTGGGGGGTTTCTTCCCCCTGCTGTGGATGCTGAGCACTTTGAAGCTGGCCCGGTGTGCTGA
- the LOC122755129 gene encoding nuclear receptor 2C2-associated protein isoform X1, with the protein MCQEQLGPRYHGTVEDMCGQTRGRELLAMATPMPLVCGQTVSRVSSVLNRDVKQFGKKHLFDEQDETCWNSDQGSSQWVMLEFPQPVRVSQVQIQFQGGFASRQGCLEGGRKSESLEKIGDFYPQDNNSLQSFPVADVTLDKLKVTFENSTDFFGRIIIYHLRILGEKL; encoded by the exons ATGTGCCAGGAGCAGCTGGGACCCCGCTATCACGGGACAGTCGAGGACATGTGCGGA CAGACCCGCGGCAGGGAGCTCCTGGCCATGGCCACGCCGATGCCTTTGGTCTGCGGCCAGACCGTGAGCAG GGTGAGCTCTGTGCTCAACCGGGACGTGAAGCAGTTTGGAAAGAAGCATCTGTTTGACGAGCAGGATGAGACGTGTTGGAATTCTGACCAG GGCTCCTCCCAGTGGGTGATGCTGGAATTCCCGCAACCTGTCCGAGTGTCTCAGGTGCAGATCCAGTTCCAGGGCGGGTTTGCAAGCCGCCAGGGCTGCTTGGAAG GTGGCAGGAAGAGCGAGTCCCTGGAGAAGATTGGAGATTTCTACCCCCAAGACAACAACTCCCTCCAG AGCTTCCCTGTGGCAGATGTCACACTGGACAAGCTCAAGGTAACCTTTGAAAACAGCACCGACTTTTTTGGCCGGATCATCATCTACCACCTGAGGATTCTCGGGGAAAAGCTGTGA